From a single Candidatus Acidiferrales bacterium genomic region:
- a CDS encoding glycoside hydrolase family 28 protein — translation MKNSRHVFVFLALAAVLISVSAATAQEIRDEVEKYTSNLPFEMPAIQLPDFPNKIFNVKDYGAVGDGHSMNTAAIQKSIDSCSSAGGGTVVIPAGLWLTGPIQMKSNVNLHLNRGAVVEFSRNHEDYPIVSVPGRGWVVESPIFGIGLENVAITGSGLVDGNGITWRPVKSNKVSPTLWKELLKFGGVVTQDGSMWWPSQEAENGEQYLKNLRTTKSKDELAARDFLPARDFLRPVLVLFIDCRKVLFDGTTFEDSPSYALYPNWCEDVVVRNVKINNEYWAQNSDAIDISACRNVLVYKCTVTAGDDGICMKSSLRKNVSSPSLKNVVIADCVVYHAHGGFVIGSNTDGGMENISVKNCDYVGTDIGLRFKSSRGRGALVKNVYVDHIYMKDIVDEAILFDTYYEGNAPGEGAPPKNFSPQPVNDRTPIFQNFYIDSVYCDGAKQAIRVAGLPEMPVHDITISDSYIAADKGFESNFASGFTLKNDEILPRKGNVFSLSESKDFVIDKGFCPKTADVFLYVSGKNSSNIRLIGTDISSAKIPVKYGADADTSAVVRQ, via the coding sequence ATGAAAAATTCTCGGCATGTTTTTGTCTTTCTCGCTTTAGCTGCAGTTCTGATTTCGGTTTCTGCGGCAACAGCTCAAGAGATCAGAGATGAAGTCGAGAAATACACTTCAAATCTTCCTTTTGAGATGCCTGCAATACAATTGCCCGACTTTCCGAACAAGATATTCAACGTAAAGGACTATGGCGCAGTCGGCGACGGGCATTCGATGAATACCGCCGCGATTCAGAAATCTATCGACTCATGCTCCTCGGCCGGTGGCGGCACAGTTGTAATCCCGGCGGGGTTATGGCTGACCGGACCTATTCAAATGAAGAGCAACGTCAATCTGCATCTCAATAGAGGAGCCGTTGTCGAATTCAGCCGTAACCATGAGGATTATCCGATCGTGAGCGTACCAGGGCGGGGATGGGTTGTCGAGTCTCCGATATTTGGAATAGGTCTTGAAAATGTGGCCATCACCGGATCCGGTCTCGTGGACGGGAACGGTATCACGTGGAGGCCTGTGAAGAGCAACAAGGTTTCGCCCACACTCTGGAAAGAATTATTGAAATTCGGCGGCGTGGTCACTCAAGACGGCTCCATGTGGTGGCCGTCCCAGGAAGCTGAGAACGGTGAACAATACCTGAAGAATCTCAGGACGACGAAGAGCAAGGACGAATTGGCGGCTCGGGATTTTCTACCCGCCAGAGATTTCTTGCGTCCGGTTCTCGTTCTGTTTATAGATTGCAGGAAAGTTCTGTTCGACGGCACGACTTTCGAAGATTCTCCATCATATGCACTGTATCCCAACTGGTGTGAAGATGTAGTTGTCAGAAACGTGAAAATTAACAACGAATACTGGGCGCAGAACAGCGACGCAATCGACATAAGCGCATGCAGAAATGTGCTCGTTTATAAATGCACGGTGACTGCCGGCGACGACGGCATCTGCATGAAATCAAGTTTGAGAAAAAACGTAAGCAGTCCATCGCTGAAGAACGTCGTCATTGCAGATTGCGTCGTGTACCATGCCCACGGCGGCTTTGTCATCGGGAGCAATACCGACGGAGGGATGGAAAATATCTCGGTGAAGAATTGCGATTATGTCGGCACCGATATAGGTTTGAGATTTAAGAGTTCCAGGGGAAGAGGCGCGCTGGTGAAGAATGTCTATGTCGATCACATTTACATGAAGGACATCGTAGACGAGGCGATACTATTCGACACGTATTATGAAGGGAACGCTCCCGGTGAAGGCGCGCCGCCAAAGAATTTCAGTCCCCAGCCTGTCAATGACAGGACACCGATCTTTCAGAATTTTTATATCGACAGCGTTTACTGCGACGGTGCGAAACAGGCCATCCGCGTGGCCGGCCTGCCTGAAATGCCGGTCCATGACATCACGATTTCTGATTCGTACATAGCTGCCGATAAAGGCTTTGAGTCGAACTTTGCATCGGGCTTCACTTTGAAGAACGACGAGATTCTCCCCAGGAAAGGAAATGTCTTCTCGCTTTCCGAAAGCAAGGATTTTGTAATAGATAAAGGTTTTTGTCCGAAAACTGCGGATGTTTTTCTGTATGTCAGCGGGAAGAATTCGTCGAACATAAGGCTCATCGGCACCGACATTTCTTCGGCAAAGATCCCGGTAAAATACGGGGCTGATGCTGACACCAGCGCCGTCGTCCGACAATAA